The nucleotide sequence TTCACGTAGTTGCGCACGCGGATCTCGGCGCCACCCTCGACATCGGCCCAGGCCGCGTTCACCATGGGGGTGCGGCGGGCCGCCCAGATCACGGCGCGCGCCATGATCAGCAGCGGCGACACCTTGATGTCGGCGAAGTCCGGCGAGGTCTTGAGTCGCTTGACGAGCTCCATGGTGCGGCTGGCGTCCACGTCGGTCCACACCGACACGTGCGGGGCCGAGTACGCCGACTGCACCATCGCGGACGACGTCGCCTTGCGCACGCCCCGCACCGCGATGGTCTCCTCGCGGCCGGCGGCGTCGGGCGCCGGCGTCGACGGTGCGACGGCGGCCGGGCCGGACGCGGGCGCGGCGGTGGAGACGGGGATCGTCTCGTCCCGCACGCGACCCCACTCCGGGGTCTCGATGTTGCGGAACACACTCGCCTGCGACGCGTGCCGCACGACGTCCTCACGGGTCACCTCGCCGGCAGGGCCGGTGGGCGCGACGGCCGACAGCTCCACGCCGAGATCGCGCGCGAGCTTGCGGATCGGCGGCTTGGCGATGACCCCGACGGATGCTGCGACCCGCTCCTCGGCCGCAACCGCGGGCTTGCGCCTCCGCGACTGGACGTGTCCGCCCGTGCCGTATCCGACGAGCACCGAGCCCTCGCCGGCAGCCTCGGCCGGCTCGCCGTGCTCGGACTGTCCGACGATCGCCGGGGCCGCAGCATCCGCCTCCGATGCGATGGTGATGATCGCCGCACCGACGTTCACCGTCTCACCCTCGGCGGCGAGCAGGTCGCCCACGGTACCGGCGAACGGCGACGGGAGCTCGACGAGGGACTTGGCGGTCTCGATCTCGACGAGCACGTCGTTGACGGCGACGGTGTCGCCGGGGCCGACGCGCCACTGAACGATCTCGGCCTCGGTGAGGCCTTCGCCGACATCGGGGAGGACGAACGTCTGGGTGCTCATGCGGAAGTCCTTTCGATCCCGCCCTTCTCGCGAGAGTACAGCTGGTCGCCGAGAGGTGGAGTTCTCTCGCGGTCCGGGGCGGGGGGTCAGTAGGCGAGGGACCGGTCGACGGCCTCGAGGATGCGATCGGCGTCGGGGAGGTACGCACCCTCGAGCTTGGCGGGAGGGAAGGGCACGTCGAAGCCCGACACGCGCAGCACGGGCGCCTCGAGCGCGTAGAACGCGCGCTCCATGACGCTCGCGGCGACCTCCGAGCCGAGCGACGTGAAGCCCGGCGCCTCCTGCGCGTAGACCATGCGGCCGGTGCGGCGCACGGAGTCGAGGATCGGCCCGTAGTCCACCGGCGACAGCGAGCGGAGGTCGACGACCTCGATGCTCGTTCCCTCGGCCTCGGCGAGCGCCGCGGCCTGCAGCATCGTCGTCACCATCGCGCCGTGACCGACGAGGGTGATGTCGGTGCCGCGGCGCACGATGCGCGACGCGTGGAGGGGCAGCGCGCGCGCCGACGTGTCGACCTCGCCCTTCTGCCAGTACTTGCTCTTCGGCTCGAGGAAGATCACCGGGTCGGGCGAGGCGATGGCGTCCTGGATCATCCAGTAGCCGTCGTTCGGCGTCGACGGGCTCACGACCCGCAGGCCCGCC is from Microbacterium sp. LWH3-1.2 and encodes:
- a CDS encoding alpha-ketoacid dehydrogenase subunit beta; this encodes MPFSRAINAGLRAALSGSDRVLLMGEDIGKLGGVFRVTEGLQAEFGEQRVLDTPLAESGLVGTAIGLAMAGFRPVVEIQFDGFVFPAFDQITTQLAKLTNRHEGALQMPVVIRIPYGGHIGAVEHHQESPEAYFTHTAGLRVVSPSTPNDGYWMIQDAIASPDPVIFLEPKSKYWQKGEVDTSARALPLHASRIVRRGTDITLVGHGAMVTTMLQAAALAEAEGTSIEVVDLRSLSPVDYGPILDSVRRTGRMVYAQEAPGFTSLGSEVAASVMERAFYALEAPVLRVSGFDVPFPPAKLEGAYLPDADRILEAVDRSLAY
- a CDS encoding dihydrolipoamide acetyltransferase family protein, translating into MSTQTFVLPDVGEGLTEAEIVQWRVGPGDTVAVNDVLVEIETAKSLVELPSPFAGTVGDLLAAEGETVNVGAAIITIASEADAAAPAIVGQSEHGEPAEAAGEGSVLVGYGTGGHVQSRRRKPAVAAEERVAASVGVIAKPPIRKLARDLGVELSAVAPTGPAGEVTREDVVRHASQASVFRNIETPEWGRVRDETIPVSTAAPASGPAAVAPSTPAPDAAGREETIAVRGVRKATSSAMVQSAYSAPHVSVWTDVDASRTMELVKRLKTSPDFADIKVSPLLIMARAVIWAARRTPMVNAAWADVEGGAEIRVRNYVNLGIAAATPRGLLVPNIKDAQDLSMRELARALEKLTLTAREGKTTPADQHGGTITITNIGVFGMDAGTPIINPGEAGIVALGTIRQKPWVVDGEVRPRWVTTVAGSFDHRVVDGDGMSRFIADVASILEEPALLLD